The DNA region AGTAGCGCGAGCCGGAGAGGTTCAGTGCGTAGGCCTGGCTGGTGGTGGTCTGGTCGCGGTCGAGCACCGCATAGGAAAGGTCCTCGACGTCCATGCTGATGCCGTAGCCGATGATGAACATCAGCAGCACGGTGCCGAGCAGTGCCAGGGTCAGGCGGATCGGGTCGCGGCGCAGCTCCATGGCCTCGCGCCGCGCATAGCTGAACAGCCGCTGCGCTCTGAAGCCGTGCCCGGCACGGGCGGTTTCCGTCGGCCGGGTCGCCGGGGCCGCCTCGGCAGGGGCCTTGCCGGCGATGCCGGCGGCCTCCTCCAGGTAGGCGATGAAGGTCGCCTCCAGGCTCGGCAGGCCGCGAGCGGCCACCAGGTTCGCCGGGGTGTCGCTGGCCAGCACGCGGCCGGCGTGCATCAGCGAGATGCGGTCGCAACGCTCGGCCTCGTTCATGAAGTGGGTGGAGATGAAGATGGTCACGCCATCGTTGCGCGACAGGTCGATCATCAGTTCCCAGAATCCGTCGCGGGCCACCGGGTCGACCCCGGACGTGGGCTCGTCGAGGATGAGGATCTCCGGCTCGTGGATCACCGCGACCGCCAGGGACAGGCGCTGGCGGATGCCCAGCGGCAGCGCGTCGGGCAGCTCGTCGGCCACGCCCGCCAGGTCGAAGCGCTGCATCATCGCCGCCACCCGTGCCTCGATGCGCTCGGCCGGCAGGTGGAACAGCCGCGCATGCAGCACCAGGTTCTGCCGCACCGTCAGTTCGCGGTACAGGGAGAACGCCTGGGACATGTAGCCCACGCGCCGCCGCGTGGCCATGTCGCCGGCATCCACCGGCTGGCCGAACAGCGCGCAACTGCCTTCGCTGGCGGGCAGCAGGCCGGTGAGCATCTTCATGGTGGTGGACTTGCCGCAGCCATTGGAGCCGAGGAAACCGAAGATCTCCCCGCGCTCGATGCGGAAGCTGACGCGGTCGACGGCGACGAACTCGCCGAAGCGGCAGGTCAGCCCGTCCGCCTCGATGGCCACGGCGCGCTCGCCTTTTGGCAACGGCGGGATCACCAGGCGGCGGTGGTCGCGGCGCTTCTCCTCCGGCAGCAGGGCGATGAAGGCCGCTTCCAGGCTGTCGGTGCCGGTCTGCGTGCGGATCTCGGCGGGGCTGCCGGTGGCCAGCACGCGCCCGGCGTCCATCGCCACCAGGCTGTCGAAGCGCTCGGCCTCCTCCATGTAGGCGGTGGCCACCAGCACGCTCATGCCGTCGCGGCCCTGGCGGATGCGGCCGATCAGCTCCCAGAACTGGTTGCGCGACAATGGGTCGACGCCGGTGGTGGGCTCGTCGAGGATCAGCAGGTCCGGGTCGTGGATCAGTGCGCAGCACAGGCCGAGCTTCTGCTTCATGCCGCCGGAGAGCTTGCCCGCCGGGCGCTCGCGGAACGGGTCGAGGCCGGTGCTGCGCAGCAGGTCGTCGATGCGTCGCTCGCGCTCGGCGCGGTCGTGGCCGAACAGGCGGCCGAAGAAATCCAGGTTCTCGAACACCGTCAGCGTCGGGTAGAGGTTCTTGCCCAGCCCCTGGGGCATGTAGGCGACGCGCTGGCAGATGGCGCGGCGGTGGCGAGCCGAGCGCATGTCGCCGCCCAGCACGTCGATCTCGCCCTGCTGCATCTT from Pseudomonas tohonis includes:
- the rbbA gene encoding ribosome-associated ATPase/putative transporter RbbA yields the protein MNASDGGVARLAGVSLAYGETFALREVDLVIPANRMVGLIGPDGVGKSSLLALLAGARKMQQGEIDVLGGDMRSARHRRAICQRVAYMPQGLGKNLYPTLTVFENLDFFGRLFGHDRAERERRIDDLLRSTGLDPFRERPAGKLSGGMKQKLGLCCALIHDPDLLILDEPTTGVDPLSRNQFWELIGRIRQGRDGMSVLVATAYMEEAERFDSLVAMDAGRVLATGSPAEIRTQTGTDSLEAAFIALLPEEKRRDHRRLVIPPLPKGERAVAIEADGLTCRFGEFVAVDRVSFRIERGEIFGFLGSNGCGKSTTMKMLTGLLPASEGSCALFGQPVDAGDMATRRRVGYMSQAFSLYRELTVRQNLVLHARLFHLPAERIEARVAAMMQRFDLAGVADELPDALPLGIRQRLSLAVAVIHEPEILILDEPTSGVDPVARDGFWELMIDLSRNDGVTIFISTHFMNEAERCDRISLMHAGRVLASDTPANLVAARGLPSLEATFIAYLEEAAGIAGKAPAEAAPATRPTETARAGHGFRAQRLFSYARREAMELRRDPIRLTLALLGTVLLMFIIGYGISMDVEDLSYAVLDRDQTTTSQAYALNLSGSRYFIERAPIQDYAELERRMRSGELSLAVEIPPGYGRDLKRGASPAIGVWIDGSMPTRANTVAGYVQGMHLGYLAELARQSPEGGGQSAASVEVRYRYNPDVESLKAMVPAVIPLLLIMIPAMLTALGVVREKELGSITNLYVTPVTRLEFLLGKQLPYVAMGMVSFLLMVALAVFVFGVPLKGSFPTLVLAALCYVTAATGLGLFLSTFMRSQIAAVFGVAIATMVPAIQFSGLVHPVSSLEGTAALIGQAYPATHFLIISRGVFSKALGFADLAYYFVPLLLTIPLLTLFSVLALKKQEA